A single window of Rhodamnia argentea isolate NSW1041297 chromosome 5, ASM2092103v1, whole genome shotgun sequence DNA harbors:
- the LOC115743782 gene encoding UDP-glycosyltransferase 76F1-like isoform X1 encodes MNQRNNRRLVLFPVPFQGHINPMLQLAQILHNRGFSITILHTDLNAPDPSSHPHFAFRSIGDGLGQSEVSTSDLVRLMALINARCAAPFEERLREEASSPDTPITCLIVDALFGFTRDVAERAGVRRMVLRTGGATSLRVFARFRLLRERGYLPIEVSECRLEDPVAEFPPLQVKDLPGINTAEPKQLDQLLSDMIEGLRDSAGVILNTFEDLEQPALSLLRQEYPIAIFPIGPFHKCSSSSSGSLLAEDQSCISWLDKQAPNSVVYVSFGSIAAVSESEYSEIALGLADSQQPFLWVVRPGSVHGSEALEKLPSCFLAALEERGKIVTWAPQQEVLAHRAVGAFWTHNGWNSTLESISEGVPMICMPCFSDQKVNARFVSDVWRVGLHLNNGLERRKIAEAIRKLLVEKEREEVRERAAQLKEKADSCLRQGGSSFRSLDGLANHILASESFVFGSNESSA; translated from the exons ATGAATCAAAGAAACAACCGCCGTCTCGTCCTCTTCCCTGTGCCGTTCCAGGGCCACATCAACCCAATGCTCCAACTGGCTCAGATCCTCCACAACCGAGGCTTCTCCATCACCATCCTGCACACCGACTTGAACGCTCCCGATCCGTCCTCACACCCCCACTTCGCCTTTCGCTCCATCGGCGACGGCCTTGGCCAGTCAGAGGTCTCCACATCAGACTTGGTCCGCTTGATGGCGCTCATCAATGCCAGGTGCGCTGCTCCCTTCGAGGAACGCTTGAGAGAAGAAGCGTCATCCCCGGACACGCCGATCACGTGCCTGATAGTGGACGCCCTGTTCGGGTTCACACGGGATGTGGCGGAAAGGGCAGGAGTGCGCAGGATGGTGTTACGGACCGGCGGTGCCACGTCGCTTCGTGTTTTCGCCAGGTTTCGGCTGCTCAGGGAAAGAGGGTACCTCCCAATAGAAG TATCAGAATGTCGACTAGAAGATCCCGTGGCCGAGTTTCCGCCATTACAAGTGAAGGACCTTCCAGGAATCAACACTGCGGAACCCAAACAGCTCGACCAGCTTCTGAGTGACATGATTGAGGGACTCAGGGACTCTGCAGGAGTCATCCTGAACACATTCGAAGACCTCGAGCAGCCTGCTCTTTCTTTACTCCGCCAAGAATATCCGATCGCAATTTTCCCAATCGGCCCATTTCATAAATGCAGTTCATCTTCTTCGGGTAGTCTCTTGGCGGAAGACCAGAGTTGCATTTCCTGGCTAGACAAACAAGCCCCTAACTCAGTGGTCTACGTGAGCTTCGGAAGCATCGCCGCCGTGAGCGAGTCGGAATATTCCGAAATAGCTTTAGGTCTAGCCGATAGCCAGCAGCCGTTCTTGTGGGTGGTTCGACCGGGGTCAGTGCACGGCTCGGAAGCTCTAGAGAAGTTGCCCAGTTGCTTTCTGGCGGCTTTAGAGGAGAGGGGGAAGATTGTGACATGGGCTCCTCAACAAGAAGTGCTGGCTCACCGGGCTGTCGGAGCGTTTTGGACTCACAACGGATGGAACTCGACTCTTGAGAGCATTTCTGAAGGGGTTCCGATGATATGCATGCCCTGTTTCTCGGACCAAAAGGTCAATGCGAGATTTGTGAGTGACGTTTGGAGAGTAGGACTGCACTTGAACAACGGGCTGGAGAGAAGGAAGATTGCAGAGGCTATCCGAAAGCTGCTGGTGGAGAAAGAACGGGAAGAGGTAAGAGAGAGGGCAGCACAATTAAAGGAGAAGGCGGATAGTTGTTTGCGGCAAGGAGGGTCTTCGTTCCGATCCCTGGATGGATTGGCCAATCATATCTTAGCATCTGAATCGTTCGTCTTCGGCTCTA ACGAATCGTCAGCATAA
- the LOC115743782 gene encoding UDP-glycosyltransferase 76F1-like isoform X2, protein MNQRNNRRLVLFPVPFQGHINPMLQLAQILHNRGFSITILHTDLNAPDPSSHPHFAFRSIGDGLGQSEVSTSDLVRLMALINARCAAPFEERLREEASSPDTPITCLIVDALFGFTRDVAERAGVRRMVLRTGGATSLRVFARFRLLRERGYLPIEECRLEDPVAEFPPLQVKDLPGINTAEPKQLDQLLSDMIEGLRDSAGVILNTFEDLEQPALSLLRQEYPIAIFPIGPFHKCSSSSSGSLLAEDQSCISWLDKQAPNSVVYVSFGSIAAVSESEYSEIALGLADSQQPFLWVVRPGSVHGSEALEKLPSCFLAALEERGKIVTWAPQQEVLAHRAVGAFWTHNGWNSTLESISEGVPMICMPCFSDQKVNARFVSDVWRVGLHLNNGLERRKIAEAIRKLLVEKEREEVRERAAQLKEKADSCLRQGGSSFRSLDGLANHILASESFVFGSNESSA, encoded by the exons ATGAATCAAAGAAACAACCGCCGTCTCGTCCTCTTCCCTGTGCCGTTCCAGGGCCACATCAACCCAATGCTCCAACTGGCTCAGATCCTCCACAACCGAGGCTTCTCCATCACCATCCTGCACACCGACTTGAACGCTCCCGATCCGTCCTCACACCCCCACTTCGCCTTTCGCTCCATCGGCGACGGCCTTGGCCAGTCAGAGGTCTCCACATCAGACTTGGTCCGCTTGATGGCGCTCATCAATGCCAGGTGCGCTGCTCCCTTCGAGGAACGCTTGAGAGAAGAAGCGTCATCCCCGGACACGCCGATCACGTGCCTGATAGTGGACGCCCTGTTCGGGTTCACACGGGATGTGGCGGAAAGGGCAGGAGTGCGCAGGATGGTGTTACGGACCGGCGGTGCCACGTCGCTTCGTGTTTTCGCCAGGTTTCGGCTGCTCAGGGAAAGAGGGTACCTCCCAATAGAAG AATGTCGACTAGAAGATCCCGTGGCCGAGTTTCCGCCATTACAAGTGAAGGACCTTCCAGGAATCAACACTGCGGAACCCAAACAGCTCGACCAGCTTCTGAGTGACATGATTGAGGGACTCAGGGACTCTGCAGGAGTCATCCTGAACACATTCGAAGACCTCGAGCAGCCTGCTCTTTCTTTACTCCGCCAAGAATATCCGATCGCAATTTTCCCAATCGGCCCATTTCATAAATGCAGTTCATCTTCTTCGGGTAGTCTCTTGGCGGAAGACCAGAGTTGCATTTCCTGGCTAGACAAACAAGCCCCTAACTCAGTGGTCTACGTGAGCTTCGGAAGCATCGCCGCCGTGAGCGAGTCGGAATATTCCGAAATAGCTTTAGGTCTAGCCGATAGCCAGCAGCCGTTCTTGTGGGTGGTTCGACCGGGGTCAGTGCACGGCTCGGAAGCTCTAGAGAAGTTGCCCAGTTGCTTTCTGGCGGCTTTAGAGGAGAGGGGGAAGATTGTGACATGGGCTCCTCAACAAGAAGTGCTGGCTCACCGGGCTGTCGGAGCGTTTTGGACTCACAACGGATGGAACTCGACTCTTGAGAGCATTTCTGAAGGGGTTCCGATGATATGCATGCCCTGTTTCTCGGACCAAAAGGTCAATGCGAGATTTGTGAGTGACGTTTGGAGAGTAGGACTGCACTTGAACAACGGGCTGGAGAGAAGGAAGATTGCAGAGGCTATCCGAAAGCTGCTGGTGGAGAAAGAACGGGAAGAGGTAAGAGAGAGGGCAGCACAATTAAAGGAGAAGGCGGATAGTTGTTTGCGGCAAGGAGGGTCTTCGTTCCGATCCCTGGATGGATTGGCCAATCATATCTTAGCATCTGAATCGTTCGTCTTCGGCTCTAACGAATCGTCAGCATAA
- the LOC125315165 gene encoding UDP-glycosyltransferase 76C2-like — MEFPPLLVRDIPVIKSQMMFRLFDNLTKVIKSSSGVICNTFEELEHPALTLAQEVLSVPVFLIGPFHKCCLTSSSSSLTAEDRSCISWLDGQPLKSVIYMSFGSVAVVSEAEISEIELGLADSDQPFL; from the coding sequence ATGGAGTTTCCACCGTTACTAGTGCGAGACATCCCTGTAATCAAGTCCCAGATGATGTTCCGATTATTTGATAACCTGACTAAGGTAATCAAGAGCTCTTCCGGGGTCATCTGCAACACGTTCGAAGAGCTCGAGCACCCTGCTCTCACGTTGGCTCAGGAAGTTTTGTCGGTCCCGGTTTTTCTGATCGGTCCATTCCACAAATGCTGCCTGACATCTTCATCGAGCAGCTTAACAGCAGAAGACAGAAGCTGCATCTCCTGGCTAGACGGGCAGCCACTCAAGTCCGTGATCTATATGAGCTTTGGGAGCGTGGCGGTCGTGAGCGAGGCAGAAATCTCGGAGATCGAGCTAGGCCTAGCCGACTCGGACCAGCCCTTCTTGTGA
- the LOC115743784 gene encoding 17.3 kDa class I heat shock protein-like, giving the protein MSLIPSDFFGGRRTSVFDPFSLDIWDPFLDLSITPSTALSVPRSDVSREVAQFASVRIDWRETPEAHVFQADLPGMRKDEVRVEVEEGRVLSISGERRREKEEVTDTWHRLERGSGRFSRRFRLPEDVRVDQVKATMENGVLTVVVPKAAAVRPDVKPIPITG; this is encoded by the coding sequence GGACGAGCGTCTTCGATCCTTTCTCCCTCGACATCTGGGACCCCTTCCTGGACTTGTCGATCACGCCGTCGACCGCCCTGTCGGTGCCCCGGTCGGACGTGTCGAGGGAGGTCGCGCAGTTCGCGAGCGTGCGGATCGACTGGAGGGAGACGCCGGAGGCCCACGTGTTCCAGGCGGACCTGCCGGGGATGAGGAAGGACGAGGTGAGAGTGGAGGTCGAGGAAGGGAGGGTGCTGAGCATCAGCGGGGAGCGGAggagggagaaggaggaggTCACGGACACGTGGCACAGGTTGGAGAGGGGGAGCGGGCGGTTCTCGAGGAGGTTCCGCCTGCCTGAGGACGTGAGGGTCGATCAGGTGAAGGCGACCATGGAGAACGGCGTCCTCACGGTGGTTGTGCCCAAGGCGGCGGCAGTGAGGCCCGACGTGAAGCCCATTCCGATCACCGGTTGA